From the Salvia hispanica chloroplast, complete genome genome, the window TGGGGTTCACCTGCTCCTTGAACAGCTCTTTGAAAAGATTCATCTATCTGATTGATGAGCCGTAAGAAGACAGTTCACGGTTCAGATACTTAGTAACAAAGAATAATCAAATTGAGTTCGTGGATTTCCCCAGGTCAGTTTGGGGTCCAATAAAGGATTTTCTCTTCGAAACCCGTTGGAAGGGGCAGTGCAAGAGAAATCGTAGAGAAATGATCGAATCTTCAGACGCCCCGAAAATACTATGAGGTGCTCGGAAATGGTCGAAGTCGTTGAATAGGAGGATCACTATGACTATAGCCCTTGGTAAATTTACCAAAGACGAAAATGATTTATTTGATATTATGGATGACTGGTTACGGAGGGACCGTTTCGTTTTTGTAGGCTGGTCCGGCCTATTGCTCTTTCCTTGTGCCTATTTTGCTGTAGGGGGTTGGTTCACAGGTACAACCTTTGTAACTTCCTGGTATACCCATGGATTGGCGAGTTCCTATTTGGAAGGTTGTAATTTCTTAACAGCCGCAGTTTCTACTCCTGCTAATAGTTTAGCACATTCTTTATTGTTACTGTGGGGTCCTGAAGCACAAGGAGATTTTACTCGTTGGTGTCAATTAGGTGGTCTGTGGACTTTTGTTGCTCTGCATGGCGCTTTCGGACTAATAGGTTTCATGTTACGTCAATTTGAGCTTGCTCGATCTGTTCAATTGCGACCTTATAATGCAATCGCATTCTCTGGTCCAATTGCTGTTTTTGTTTCTGTATTCCTGATTTATCCACTAGGGCAGTCTGGTTGGTTCTTTGCACCCAGTTTTGGTGTAGCAGCTATATTTCGATTCATCCTCTTTTTTCAAGGATTTCATAATTGGACGCTGAATCCATTTCATATGATGGGAGTTGCCGGTGTATTGGGGGCTGCTTTGCTATGCGCTATTCATGGTGCTACCGTAGAAAATACTTTATTTGAAGATGGTGATGGTGCAAATACATTCCGTGCTTTTAACCCAACTCAAGCCGAAGAAACTTATTCCATGGTCACCGCTAATCGCTTTTGGTCCCAAATCTTTGGGGTTGCTTTTTCCAATAAACGTTGGTTACATTTCTTTATGTTATTTGTACCAGTAACCGGTTTATGGATGAGTGCTCTTGGAGTAGTCGGTTTGGCCCTGAACCTACGTGCCTATGACTTCGTTTCTCAAGAAATTCGTGCAGCGGAAGATCCGGAATTTGAGACTTTCTATACCAAAAATATTCTATTAAACGAAGGTATTCGTGCTTGGATGGCGGCTCAAGATCAGCCTCATGAAAATCTTATATTCCCTGAGGAGGTTCTACCACGTGGAAACGCTCTTTAATGGAACTTTATCTGTAGCTGGTCGTGACCAAGAAACCACCGGTTTTGCTTGGTGGGCCGGAAATGCCCGACTTATTAATTTATCCGGTAAACTACTAGGAGCTCATGTAGCCCATGCCGGATTAATCGTATTCTGGGCGGGGGCAATGAACCTATTTGAAGTGGCTCATTTCGTACCAGAGAAACCTATGTATGAACAAGGATTAATTTTACTTCCCCATCTAGCTACTCTAGGTTGGGGGGTAGGACCCGGGGGAGAAGTTATAGATACCTTTCCATACTTTGTATCTGGAGTACTTCATTTAATTTCCTCTGCAGTATTGGGCTTTGGCGGTATTTATCATGCACTTCTGGGACCCGAGACATTGGAAGAATCTTTTCCATTCTTCGGTTATGTATGGAAAGATAGAAATAAAATGACCACAATTTTAGGTATTCACTTAATCTTGTTGGGTCTGGGTGCTTTTCTTCTAGTCTTCAAAGCTCTTTATTTTGGGGGCGTATATGATACTTGGGCTCCGGGAGGGGGAGATGTAAGAAAAATTACCAACTTGACCCTTAGCCCAAGTATCATATTTGGTTATTTACTAAAATCCCCCTTTGGGGGGGAAGGATGGATTGTTAGTGTGGACGATTTAGAAGATATAATCGGAGGACATGTATGGTTAGGTTCCATTTGTATACTTGGTGGAATCTGGCATATCTTAACTAAACCCTTTGCGTGGGCTCGACGCGCCCTTGTATGGTCTGGAGAGGCTTACTTATCTTATAGTTTAGCGGCTTTATCCGTCTTTGGTTTCATTGCTTGTTGTTTTGTCTGGTTCAATAATACTGCTTATCCTAGCGAGTTTTACGGACCTACTGGACCAGAAGCTTCTCAGGCTCAAGCATTTACTTTCCTAGTTAGAGATCAACGTCTTGGGGCTAATGTAGGATCTGCTCAAGGACCTACTGGCTTAGGTAAATATCTAATGCGTTCCCCGACTGGAGAAGTCATTTTTGGAGGAGAAACTATGCGTTTTTGGGATCTGCGTGCTCCTTGGTTAGAACCTCTAAGAGGTCCAAATGGATTGGACTTGAGTAGGTTGAAAAAAGACATACAACCTTGGCAAGAACGGCGTTCCGCAGAATATATGACTCATGCTCCTTTAGGCTCTTTAAATTCTGTGGGTGGTGTAGCTACTGAGATTAATGCAGTCAATTATGTCTCCCCTAGAAGTTGGTTAGCTACCTCTCATTTTGTTCTAGGATTCTTCCTTTTTGTGGGTCATTTATGGCACGCGGGAAGGGCTCGTGCAGCTGCAGCAGGATTCGAAAAAGGAATTGATCGTGATTTTGAACCTGTTCTTTTCATGACCCCTCTTAATTGAGATAAGACAGGAAATCTAATCCTTGAATTAAAGTAGGAATCACTTTGATTTCATCATATATATTGGGATCAGGTTATACTTAAAAAGTATTCCTTTATTCTTTTTTTTCATTTCTATCTAATCGATTTTTCTATTTTTTCTGGCTTGGCTAGGTGGGATAGCCGAGCCATTCCCTCTTTCTTTATGAAACCAATCCGGGCAAAACCAATAGCAACAAATCGATTCAACGAAGAAAAAAGGGAGAGAGAGGGATTCGAACCCTCGATAGTTCTTTGTTCAAAACTATACCGGTTTTCAAGACCGGGGCTATCAACCACTCAGCCATCTCTCCAAAAGACAATTTTAATTTTATTCCTCCGAATAGAACATGGCCATAGGAGGTAGATACCCCTACTATCTGTAGAAATCTCACTGTAGAAAGATCTCAGGTACTGATCGATCTATTTATCCATATGATAGAATCCAGTATGTCTATTTGTGAAATAAAAAAGAAAATCCCATTTCCCCTGACTCGATGTATGAATAGAGTGCTCAAAGGGGTAGTAATAAGTCCAATCGATTCGTGGGAAACTAAAATCCCTTGATGATCTATTTTCTTACACTGATAGAGGGATCAAATGGTATAGTTTTTTTGTTGGTATCTTGGAGGATTAAAAGCATGACTCTTGTTTTCCAATTGGCTGTTTTTGCATTAATTGCTACTTCATCAATCTTATTGATTAGCGTACCTGTCGTATTTGCTTCTCCCGATGGTTGGTCAAGTAACAAAAATGTTGTATTTTCCGGTACATCATTATGGATTGGGTTAGTCTTTCTGGTGGGTATCCTCAATTCTCTCATCTCTTGAGCCTGTTGGTCCCAGATCCAAAACCGAAACGACCCCCCAAAAAAAATTTTCTCGGTTGTGAGACACATTACAATTTAATACCAAATCCCCAGAAGAAAATGAAAAAAGAAAATTAGAGGGGGGTCAAACTTCTTGGATGAAAAAAATACAATTCATTAGATTCAAAAAATGGTTGGAAAAACTCTAAAGAGAGTCTCTGGCCTGATACTGCACAAATAGGATCTAGGTTATCATATACATATATGTGATGATATATTGTGTATGATGAACAAAAAACGCGGATATGGTCGAATGGTAAAATTTCTCTTTGCCAAGGAGAAGATGCGGGTTCGATTCCCGCTATCCGCCCAATATAAAGTAATTTTTTTAATATGCTAAAGGATTGGGTATAGTTAGTCGTGATAGTGTAGTGAGTCTATCCCCTCTTTTTTCCCCTTCCTACCCCCCAAAATGGGTCCTAGTTAACATTAACAGAGCCGAAAAATTTTTGGCTAAAAAAAGATGTTGCGGAGACAGGATTTGAACCCGTGACCTCAAGGTTATGAGCCTTGCGAGCTACCAAACTGCTCTACCCCGCGCTGAAGAGAAGAAGTCAAAACTAATAGACAAAAAAGGATTGAATGTGCCCCTCTACCATATCTGTACAAATAGAATAGTACATTTATACAGAATGGTAAAGAGGCCATTTATGATCATCGACTATAGAAACGAAAGGTTAATCCTTACCAACTCGATCTTGTTGCTCCTGGCACCAAACATGCATGAACCATTTCGCGAAGTATGTGTCCGGATAGTCCAAAATCTCGATAGTTAGCTCTCGGTCTTCCGGTCGAAAAACAACGGCGATGCAGGCGTGTAGGTGCACTATTCCGTGGTGGGGATTGTAACTTTCCATAAATTTCCCATTTGTCACTTAATGATGGAACTTGACTTATTTCTTTTTTTGAGGATCGACGAATCAAATGATATTTCTGTTCCAATTTTTGCCTCTTCTTCTCCCTCTGAATCAAACTTTTCCTTGCCATAATGGTTCAGGTCCTATTAGTATCCATGATACAAGTCGAATCCTAGATGTAGAAATATAAGAAGGCAGGCCTTCTCTCCGTCGAAAAAAATGAGATTATCGCGAATCTAACACATTCCAAAATTAGCCAAATTTTCCCGACGTAGAGGCAATCAAGAAAGCTGCATAAGTGAATATATAACCTACAGAAAAATGGGCTAATCCAACCAATCTTGCTTGCACAATAGAAAGCGCCACGGGTTTATCTCTCCATCGAATCAAATTCGCCAAAGGTGTGCGTTCATGAGCCCATGCTAAAGTTTCAATCAATTCTTGCCAATATCCCCGCCAGGAGATTAAGAACATAAATCCAGTAGCCCAAACAAGATGTCCAAATAAGAACATCCATGCCCAGACCGATAAACTATTCATACCAAAAGGGTTATATCCATTGATAAGTTGTGAAGAGTTTAACCATAAATAATCTCTTAGCCAGCCCATCAAATAAGTGGAAGATTCATTAAATTGTGAAACGTTACCCTGCCATAATGTGATATGCTTCCAATGCCAATAAAAAGTAACCCATCCAATAGTATTTAACATCCAAAAAACTGCTAAATAAAATGCGTCCCATGCCGAAATGTCACAAGTACCCCCTCGGCCAGGGCCATCGCATGGAAAACTATAACCGAAATCCTTTTTATCTGGCATTAACTTGGAACCCCGTGCATCTAAAGCACCTTTTACTAAGATCAATGTAGTTGTATGTAAACCCAGAGCAATAGCATGATGGACTAAAAAGTCTCCGGGCCCTATTGTTAAGAATAATGAATTAGTATTCTCATTAATAGCATTTAACCAACCGGGCAACCAGATGCTTCGACCCGCGTTGAATGCCGGGCCGCTGGTTGAAGATAAAAGTACATCGAACCCATATGAAGTTTTCCCATGAGCCGATTGTATCCATTGAGCAAATATGGGTTCGATCAAAATTTGCTTTTCCGGAGTACCAAAAGCAAGCATGACATCATTATGAACATAAAGTCCCAGGGTATGGAATCCCAAAAAGAGGCTGGCCCAACTTAAATGAGATATGATAGCTTCCTTATGGTCTAACATTCTTGCCAATACATTATCTTCGTTTTGCTCTGGGTTGTAATCTCTAATGAAAAAGATAGCTCCATGGGCAAAAGCCCCTGTCATGATGAATCCTGCGATATATTGGTGATGGGTATATAATGCAGCTTGAGTAGTAAAGTCTTGTGCTATGAATGCATAAGCAGGTAAAGAGTACATGTGTTGCGCTACCAAGGAGGTAATAACCCCTAAAGAAGCTAGAGCAAGACCTAATTGAAAATGAAGCGAATTGTTGATTGTATCATAAAGACCCTTATGCCCACGCCCCAGCCGTCCTCCTGGAGGAATATGTGCATCTAAAAGATCCTTGATACTGTGTCCAATCCCGAAATTAGTTCTATACATATGACCAGCAACAAGAAAAATAAATGCAATAGCCAAATGATGATGAGCCATATCAGTCAACCACAAACTTTGTGTTTGTGGATGAAATCCTCCAAGAAGAGTTAGAATGGCAGTTCCTGCTCCTTGGGAGGTCCCAAATAAATGACTACTTGAATCAGGGTTTTGAGCATAAAGATTCCACTGACCTGAAAAAAGTGGGCCTAACCCTTGGGGATGCGGTAATACATCTAAGAAATTATTCCATCGAACGGACTCCCCTCTGGATCCAGGAATAGCGACATGTACTAAATGTCCTGTCCAAGCCAAGGAACTTACGCCGAAGAGTCCTGACAAATGATGATTCAGACGCGATTCAGCATTTTTGAACCACGAAACACTCGGTTTCCATTTCGGTTGTAAGTGCAGCCAACCTGCTATTAAGGATATGGCAGAAAGAAATAATAGAAAAAGAGCTCCGGTATAAAGATCTTCATTAGTGCGTAAACCGATTGTATACCACCACTGATAAACACCAGAATACGCGATATTCACTGGGCCAAAAGCACCCCCTCTAGTAAAAGCCTCCACGGCCGGTTGACCAAAATGAGGATCCCAAATTGCATGAGCAATAGGTCTTACGTGTAAAGGGTCTTGTACCCATGATTCAAAATTTCCTTGCCAAGCTACATGAAACAGATTTCCGGAAGTCCACAGAAAAATTATTGCTAATTGACCGAAGTGGGAAGCAAAAATATTCTGATAAAGACGTTCCTCAGTAATATCATCATGACTTTCGAAGTCATGTGCGGTAGCAATACCAAACCAAATACGACGAGTAGTGGGATCCTGAGCTAACCCTTGGCTAAACCTTGGAAATCTTAATGCCATAATGCCTTTCAAATCCTCCTAGCCATTATCCTACTGCAATAATTCTTGCTAAGAAGAACGCCCATGTTGTGGCAATTCCACCCAGAAGGTAATGGGTTACTCCTACAGCACGTCCTTGTACAATGCTCAAGGCTCTCGGCTGAGTAGCAGGAGCAACTTTTAATTTATTATGAGCCCAAACGATGGATTCAATAAGTTCTTGCCAATAACCACGTCCACTGAATAGAAACATTAAACTAAAAGCCCATACAAAGTGAGCACCTAGGAAAAAAAGGCCATATGCAGATAATGAAGAACCATAAGACTGAATTACCTGGGATGCCTGTGCCCATAAGAAATCCCGGAGCCACCCATTAATAGTAATAGAACTCTGCGCGAAGTTTCCTCCCGTGATATGAGTTACTACCCCTTGATCGCTTATACTGCCCCAAACATCTGACTGCATTTTCCAGCTGAAATGGAATATTACTACTGAAATAGAATTGTACATCCAGAATAGTCCTAAGAAGACATGATCCCAAGCCGATACTTGACATGTACCCCCTCTTCCAGGCCCATCACAAGGAAAACGAAAACCAAGATTTGCTTTATCTGGTATCAACCGAGAGCTGCGAGCAAATAGAACACCTTTCAGGAGTATCAATACCGTGACATGAATCGTAAATGCATGGATATGATGTACCAAAAAATCCGCGGTTCCTAACGGAATAGGTAACAAAGCCACTTTGCCGCCCACTGCTACTAAATCACCACCCCCCCAGGTTAAACTGGTACTTGCCGTTGCACCAGGAGCCGTTGCACTGGGTGCTAAAGCATGAGTATTTTGTATCCATTGTGCAAAAACGGGTTGTAATTGTATAGCGGTATCTGAAAACATATCTTGAGGACGCCCTAAGGCACTCATCGTATCATTATGAATATACAAACCAAAACTGTGAAAGCCCAGAAATATACACGCCCAGTTGAGATGTGATATTATTGCATCACGATGTCTAAGGACACGATCTAATAGATCGTTGTATCGAGTAGTTGGATCATAGTCTCTTACCATAAAAATGGCTGCATGCGCAGCAGCACCGACTATGAGAAATCCACCAATCCACATGTGATGTGTGAACAATGACAGTTGTGTACCATAGTCAGTAGCTAGATATGGATAAGGGGGCATGGAATACATATGGTGAGCTACAACAATGGTTAAAGAGCCTAACATGGCTAGGTTAAGAGATAATTGAGCATGCCATGATGTTGTTAGGATCTCATATAGGCCTTTATGGCCCTGGCCTGTAAATGGACCTTTATGAGCTTCTAAAATATCTTTTAGCCCATGACCAATACCCCAGTTGGTTCTATACATGTGACCCGCTATCAGGAACAGAATAGCAATTGCTAAATGATGATGTGCAATATCAGTCAACCATAGACCTCCGGTTACTGGATCTAATCCTCCACGAAAAGTAAGAAATTCCGCATATTTTGACCAATTCAAGGTGAAAAATGGGGTTGCTCCCTCGGCAAAACTTGGATAAAGTTGAGCCAAAAGATCGCGATTCAAGATAAATTCATGAGGGAGCGGTATCTCTTTAGGATCTACTCCAGCGTTTAGAAATTGGTTAATCGGTAAAGATACATGTACTTGATGCCCCGCCCAAGAAAGAGACCCAAGTCCTAGTAGCCCCGCTAAATGGTGATTCAACATAGATTCTACATCTTGAAACCAAGCCAATTTTGGGGCCGCTTTATGATAATGAAACCAACCAGCAAAAAGCATTAACGCTGCAAAGACCAGTGCACCGATTGCGGTACAATAGAGTTGTAATTCACTAGTTATTCCAGATGCTCGCCAAATCTGAAAAAAACCAGAGGTTATTTGTATTCCTCGGAAACCCCCGCCCACATCACCATTCAATATTTCTTGGCCCACTATTGGCCAAACCACCTGAGCACTCGGCCCGATGTGGGTTGGATCACTTAGCCACGCTTCATAATTGGAAAAACGAGCACCGTGGAAATACATGCCACTCAGCCAAAGAAAGATGATGGAGAGTTGGCCGAAATGGGCACTAAATACTTTTCGAGAGATCTCCTCCAAATCGCTGGTATGGCTATCGAAATCGTGAGCATCAGCATGTAGGTTCCAGATCCAAGTGGTAGTATCAGGTCCTTTAGCTATTGTTCTTGAAAAATGACCCGGTTTGGCCCATTGCTCGAAA encodes:
- the psbD gene encoding photosystem II protein D2, yielding MTIALGKFTKDENDLFDIMDDWLRRDRFVFVGWSGLLLFPCAYFAVGGWFTGTTFVTSWYTHGLASSYLEGCNFLTAAVSTPANSLAHSLLLLWGPEAQGDFTRWCQLGGLWTFVALHGAFGLIGFMLRQFELARSVQLRPYNAIAFSGPIAVFVSVFLIYPLGQSGWFFAPSFGVAAIFRFILFFQGFHNWTLNPFHMMGVAGVLGAALLCAIHGATVENTLFEDGDGANTFRAFNPTQAEETYSMVTANRFWSQIFGVAFSNKRWLHFFMLFVPVTGLWMSALGVVGLALNLRAYDFVSQEIRAAEDPEFETFYTKNILLNEGIRAWMAAQDQPHENLIFPEEVLPRGNAL
- the psbC gene encoding photosystem II CP43 chlorophyll apoprotein — protein: MKILYSLRRFYHVETLFNGTLSVAGRDQETTGFAWWAGNARLINLSGKLLGAHVAHAGLIVFWAGAMNLFEVAHFVPEKPMYEQGLILLPHLATLGWGVGPGGEVIDTFPYFVSGVLHLISSAVLGFGGIYHALLGPETLEESFPFFGYVWKDRNKMTTILGIHLILLGLGAFLLVFKALYFGGVYDTWAPGGGDVRKITNLTLSPSIIFGYLLKSPFGGEGWIVSVDDLEDIIGGHVWLGSICILGGIWHILTKPFAWARRALVWSGEAYLSYSLAALSVFGFIACCFVWFNNTAYPSEFYGPTGPEASQAQAFTFLVRDQRLGANVGSAQGPTGLGKYLMRSPTGEVIFGGETMRFWDLRAPWLEPLRGPNGLDLSRLKKDIQPWQERRSAEYMTHAPLGSLNSVGGVATEINAVNYVSPRSWLATSHFVLGFFLFVGHLWHAGRARAAAAGFEKGIDRDFEPVLFMTPLN
- the psbZ gene encoding photosystem II protein Z, with product MTLVFQLAVFALIATSSILLISVPVVFASPDGWSSNKNVVFSGTSLWIGLVFLVGILNSLIS
- the rps14 gene encoding ribosomal protein S14; translated protein: MARKSLIQREKKRQKLEQKYHLIRRSSKKEISQVPSLSDKWEIYGKLQSPPRNSAPTRLHRRCFSTGRPRANYRDFGLSGHILREMVHACLVPGATRSSW
- the psaB gene encoding photosystem I P700 apoprotein A2, whose product is MALRFPRFSQGLAQDPTTRRIWFGIATAHDFESHDDITEERLYQNIFASHFGQLAIIFLWTSGNLFHVAWQGNFESWVQDPLHVRPIAHAIWDPHFGQPAVEAFTRGGAFGPVNIAYSGVYQWWYTIGLRTNEDLYTGALFLLFLSAISLIAGWLHLQPKWKPSVSWFKNAESRLNHHLSGLFGVSSLAWTGHLVHVAIPGSRGESVRWNNFLDVLPHPQGLGPLFSGQWNLYAQNPDSSSHLFGTSQGAGTAILTLLGGFHPQTQSLWLTDMAHHHLAIAFIFLVAGHMYRTNFGIGHSIKDLLDAHIPPGGRLGRGHKGLYDTINNSLHFQLGLALASLGVITSLVAQHMYSLPAYAFIAQDFTTQAALYTHHQYIAGFIMTGAFAHGAIFFIRDYNPEQNEDNVLARMLDHKEAIISHLSWASLFLGFHTLGLYVHNDVMLAFGTPEKQILIEPIFAQWIQSAHGKTSYGFDVLLSSTSGPAFNAGRSIWLPGWLNAINENTNSLFLTIGPGDFLVHHAIALGLHTTTLILVKGALDARGSKLMPDKKDFGYSFPCDGPGRGGTCDISAWDAFYLAVFWMLNTIGWVTFYWHWKHITLWQGNVSQFNESSTYLMGWLRDYLWLNSSQLINGYNPFGMNSLSVWAWMFLFGHLVWATGFMFLISWRGYWQELIETLAWAHERTPLANLIRWRDKPVALSIVQARLVGLAHFSVGYIFTYAAFLIASTSGKFG
- the psaA gene encoding photosystem I P700 apoprotein A1, giving the protein MIIRSPEPEVKILVDKDPVKTSFEQWAKPGHFSRTIAKGPDTTTWIWNLHADAHDFDSHTSDLEEISRKVFSAHFGQLSIIFLWLSGMYFHGARFSNYEAWLSDPTHIGPSAQVVWPIVGQEILNGDVGGGFRGIQITSGFFQIWRASGITSELQLYCTAIGALVFAALMLFAGWFHYHKAAPKLAWFQDVESMLNHHLAGLLGLGSLSWAGHQVHVSLPINQFLNAGVDPKEIPLPHEFILNRDLLAQLYPSFAEGATPFFTLNWSKYAEFLTFRGGLDPVTGGLWLTDIAHHHLAIAILFLIAGHMYRTNWGIGHGLKDILEAHKGPFTGQGHKGLYEILTTSWHAQLSLNLAMLGSLTIVVAHHMYSMPPYPYLATDYGTQLSLFTHHMWIGGFLIVGAAAHAAIFMVRDYDPTTRYNDLLDRVLRHRDAIISHLNWACIFLGFHSFGLYIHNDTMSALGRPQDMFSDTAIQLQPVFAQWIQNTHALAPSATAPGATASTSLTWGGGDLVAVGGKVALLPIPLGTADFLVHHIHAFTIHVTVLILLKGVLFARSSRLIPDKANLGFRFPCDGPGRGGTCQVSAWDHVFLGLFWMYNSISVVIFHFSWKMQSDVWGSISDQGVVTHITGGNFAQSSITINGWLRDFLWAQASQVIQSYGSSLSAYGLFFLGAHFVWAFSLMFLFSGRGYWQELIESIVWAHNKLKVAPATQPRALSIVQGRAVGVTHYLLGGIATTWAFFLARIIAVG